A section of the Sedimentisphaera cyanobacteriorum genome encodes:
- a CDS encoding ABC transporter substrate binding protein, with product MLNSYHKGNLWEDRITEAVENEFIEYPQINLHVEYLDSKRHPLPQIEEAFTALLEEKYSKERLHLVIASDNDALEFTVRHRNELFPQTPIVFCGINDYSEDMLDNPEWYTGVDDINDPLGTIKLIKKLNPQLKSVTVVGDNTNTGIGAVNNVHKALNGKVRDIEIRYLTGLTMEGFLKELSALNPETDAALLTLVNRTPDGKFYTYKESADILSEACPAPIFCMNKVNIGSGVVGGKVGSGSGEGKLAGELALKILSGKPPSEIPVVRESEEVILDYNALERFGFEDSPAIQNYEIINKPYNWAERHKGKIILAIGIIAVEAVLIFILIFKLLQREKARGKQARYDQLKTIMDGLPDMVALLKPDRTIVYCNKAAQKIIGRKPEETTGQKCFTLFGRDEPCEQCGFSKAIEIKKPFSAVRYIEQLDIWVSEVSVPIFNDEGEIEKILQRLEDITELKEYQKQIELNNERYYQLSMHSKTFAWEIDPEGLYTYVSDISKEVIGYAPEELAGKQHFYDLWPEDEKERLMPSAFDIIRNRKKFLNFHDKVITKNGQEIWVSTSGFPVVSDSGELLGYRGTDKDITEHVKSRLALKQQTYLLKAAETSTALLLEENDLDKAVPRALEIVGKAADQDRAYIFQCHKDPESGKMLASQHYEWAKTEIGSQLNSQILQNFRFEERFPRWYENLTEGEIIAGNVKDFPESEKEVLRPQKIISMIAVPIKIENEFWGFVGFDNCRFEQEWSEAERAILSSLEGSFGAAVNRTKMEERLKESLKHSGKLNQVLENQVQSANRLTAAAEAANRAKAHFLSAMSHELRTPLNAIIGMSQVIDDDQLDDKKREGVQLILKSGRKLAKLINDILEYSKAEAKGLEVQEDEFSIREFMDEISAIISEKAEEKQIEFEMAIDDQLPEKMLGDTQLLRQVLSNLAGNAVKFTHEGGVKIKVLLEDINQIQASVKFVIEDSGIGMPEGRLEELFDKFTQADASDSRKYEGTGLGLALSRELVELMGGRIDAESEEGKGSVFRFTVILKIPQN from the coding sequence ATGCTCAATTCATATCATAAGGGCAATTTATGGGAAGACCGCATCACTGAGGCAGTAGAAAATGAATTTATAGAATATCCGCAGATAAACCTTCACGTGGAATACCTCGATTCCAAACGGCACCCGCTTCCACAAATAGAAGAGGCTTTCACCGCTCTTTTGGAGGAAAAATACAGCAAAGAAAGGCTTCATTTAGTAATAGCATCAGATAATGATGCACTTGAATTCACCGTCCGCCACAGAAATGAGCTCTTCCCGCAAACCCCGATAGTTTTCTGCGGAATCAATGATTACTCCGAGGATATGCTGGACAATCCGGAGTGGTACACGGGCGTGGACGATATAAACGACCCGCTCGGTACAATCAAGCTGATAAAAAAGCTCAATCCGCAGCTCAAAAGCGTTACAGTAGTAGGGGATAATACGAACACCGGCATTGGAGCGGTGAACAATGTTCATAAAGCCCTCAACGGCAAGGTAAGAGACATCGAAATAAGATACCTCACAGGGCTTACAATGGAAGGATTCTTGAAAGAGCTCTCCGCCCTGAACCCCGAAACAGATGCAGCGCTTCTTACCCTTGTAAACCGCACGCCGGACGGAAAATTCTACACATACAAAGAATCTGCCGACATTCTCTCAGAAGCCTGCCCTGCCCCGATTTTCTGCATGAACAAGGTGAATATCGGTTCGGGCGTTGTCGGCGGGAAGGTGGGCAGCGGCTCAGGCGAGGGCAAGCTTGCAGGCGAGCTGGCCTTGAAGATTCTCTCCGGGAAACCGCCTTCAGAGATTCCCGTTGTGCGGGAAAGCGAAGAGGTGATATTGGACTACAATGCCCTTGAGAGATTCGGCTTTGAAGATTCTCCAGCAATCCAAAATTATGAAATAATAAACAAACCTTACAACTGGGCTGAAAGGCATAAGGGCAAGATAATCCTTGCGATTGGGATTATAGCTGTTGAAGCGGTTCTCATTTTTATCCTTATTTTCAAACTTCTGCAGAGAGAAAAAGCCCGAGGCAAACAGGCCAGATACGACCAGCTCAAAACCATAATGGACGGCCTCCCTGATATGGTTGCTTTGCTCAAGCCTGACAGAACTATCGTATACTGCAACAAAGCTGCGCAGAAAATAATCGGGCGCAAACCCGAGGAGACGACAGGTCAGAAATGCTTCACCCTGTTTGGCAGGGACGAACCGTGCGAGCAGTGCGGATTCAGCAAAGCTATTGAAATAAAGAAACCCTTTTCGGCAGTACGTTATATTGAACAATTGGATATATGGGTTTCCGAGGTAAGCGTGCCAATCTTTAATGACGAAGGAGAAATAGAAAAGATCCTGCAAAGGCTTGAGGATATAACCGAGCTCAAAGAATACCAAAAGCAGATTGAGCTGAACAATGAAAGATACTATCAGCTCTCAATGCACAGCAAAACCTTCGCTTGGGAGATTGATCCTGAAGGTCTATACACTTATGTAAGCGATATATCGAAAGAAGTTATCGGATATGCACCGGAGGAATTGGCAGGTAAACAGCATTTTTACGATCTCTGGCCTGAAGATGAAAAAGAAAGGCTTATGCCAAGTGCGTTTGATATTATAAGAAACAGGAAAAAATTCTTGAATTTCCACGATAAAGTTATAACCAAAAACGGACAAGAGATTTGGGTTTCAACAAGCGGCTTTCCCGTTGTTTCCGATTCCGGCGAGCTTTTGGGATACAGGGGTACGGACAAGGATATCACAGAACACGTAAAATCCAGGCTCGCTCTGAAGCAGCAGACTTACCTGCTAAAAGCCGCAGAGACATCAACAGCCTTGCTGCTTGAAGAGAACGATCTGGATAAGGCAGTTCCCAGGGCTCTTGAGATAGTAGGCAAGGCGGCCGATCAGGACAGAGCGTACATATTCCAATGCCATAAAGACCCTGAGAGCGGGAAAATGCTTGCAAGCCAGCATTATGAATGGGCTAAAACAGAAATCGGTTCTCAGCTTAACAGCCAAATCCTGCAGAATTTTCGTTTCGAAGAGAGATTCCCCAGATGGTACGAAAATTTAACCGAAGGGGAAATTATTGCCGGAAACGTGAAGGATTTTCCGGAGAGTGAGAAGGAAGTGCTTCGCCCGCAGAAAATAATTTCAATGATCGCAGTTCCCATAAAGATTGAAAATGAATTTTGGGGGTTTGTAGGATTCGACAACTGCCGTTTTGAGCAGGAGTGGAGCGAGGCGGAACGGGCTATACTCTCATCTTTGGAGGGTTCTTTCGGGGCAGCGGTAAACAGGACAAAGATGGAGGAAAGGCTCAAAGAGTCCTTAAAACACTCCGGAAAACTCAACCAAGTTTTGGAGAATCAGGTGCAAAGCGCAAACCGGCTTACTGCTGCCGCTGAGGCCGCAAATAGAGCCAAAGCCCATTTCCTTTCTGCTATGAGCCACGAGCTGCGAACTCCGCTGAATGCGATTATAGGTATGTCTCAGGTAATCGATGACGACCAGCTCGACGACAAAAAACGCGAGGGCGTGCAGCTTATTCTCAAATCCGGACGAAAGCTTGCTAAACTTATTAATGACATCCTCGAATACTCAAAGGCAGAGGCAAAGGGGCTTGAGGTTCAGGAAGATGAATTCAGCATTCGGGAATTTATGGATGAGATCTCTGCGATTATATCCGAGAAAGCCGAAGAAAAACAAATCGAATTTGAGATGGCAATAGATGATCAGCTCCCTGAGAAAATGCTCGGAGATACCCAGCTGTTAAGGCAGGTGCTGTCAAATCTGGCAGGGAATGCAGTGAAATTTACCCATGAGGGAGGGGTGAAAATTAAGGTATTACTCGAAGATATCAATCAGATTCAGGCATCGGTGAAATTTGTTATTGAGGATTCGGGAATAGGGATGCCGGAAGGCAGACTCGAGGAGCTTTTCGATAAATTCACGCAGGCAGATGCATCTGATTCCAGAAAATACGAGGGGACGGGGCTGGGTCTGGCGCTCTCCAGAGAGCTTGTAGAGCTTATGGGAGGCAGAATCGATGCTGAGAGCGAAGAGGGGAAGGGCTCGGTTTTCCGGTTTACCGTAATCCTCAAAATCCCGCAGAATTAA
- a CDS encoding 3-hydroxyacyl-ACP dehydratase FabZ family protein, with the protein MRWIWIDKFKEFNSGKNAVAVKNISLAEEHLHDHFQGYPVMPECLMIEGMAQTAGLLVGEHGGFKEKVILAKVNKAEFYDYARPGETIEHHAELVSFAPEAASAAGKVYKQGNLLAEINLMFSHLDNNISSKRFPEENFVFTEMFEWLMRDYHARVKLEQS; encoded by the coding sequence ATGCGGTGGATTTGGATAGACAAATTCAAAGAGTTCAACAGCGGCAAAAATGCCGTAGCGGTGAAAAATATTTCGCTCGCAGAGGAACATCTGCACGACCACTTCCAAGGTTATCCGGTGATGCCGGAATGCCTGATGATAGAGGGGATGGCTCAGACAGCAGGACTGCTTGTAGGCGAGCACGGCGGCTTCAAAGAGAAGGTGATCCTTGCTAAGGTGAACAAGGCGGAATTCTACGATTACGCCCGCCCGGGCGAGACAATCGAACACCACGCAGAGCTTGTATCATTCGCGCCGGAAGCTGCAAGCGCAGCAGGTAAGGTGTATAAGCAAGGCAATCTGCTTGCCGAGATCAATCTGATGTTCAGCCATCTGGACAACAACATATCAAGCAAGCGTTTCCCCGAGGAAAACTTCGTGTTTACAGAGATGTTCGAATGGCTGATGAGAGACTATCATGCCAGAGTTAAACTGGAGCAGAGCTGA
- a CDS encoding beta-ketoacyl-[acyl-carrier-protein] synthase family protein, with protein sequence MRKRIVITGLGLVSPMGCGAEKVWKAILNGEDGFNYITRFDASTFPTTFAAEVKDFRLEDYINDTRSHKDALNPTQFALAAAAQACSQAGIEIEDAADNSSLDRSRLGIYMGSGEGPIDHETFFSAIAGSASENGREIDWQKWTKITDQMMLAPREIEQQPNIPAGHISLMTRARGPVRSCLTACAASSQAIGEASLMLRRGRADIMLAGGSHSMIHPLGVTGFNKLTALSERNDDIHTASRPFTKNRDGFIIGEGSAVLVLETLESAKARGAEILAEIAGYGSSCDAFRVTDMHEDARGGSSAIEQALKDANTSKEQIQYINAHGTSTGENDRIETKAIKNVFGELAYKIPVSSVKSMLGHLIGSAGAAELITCVMALRDGIIPQTANYGEPDPELDLDYVPNKPREKQLKCVMSESFGFGGQNDVLVLKKFE encoded by the coding sequence ATGAGAAAGCGAATAGTAATCACAGGACTCGGGCTCGTTTCGCCTATGGGCTGCGGCGCAGAGAAGGTTTGGAAAGCAATCCTGAACGGCGAAGACGGCTTCAACTATATCACAAGATTCGATGCCTCCACCTTCCCCACCACTTTCGCAGCGGAAGTAAAGGATTTCAGGCTCGAAGACTACATCAACGATACCCGCTCACATAAAGACGCACTGAATCCAACGCAATTTGCGCTTGCAGCAGCTGCGCAGGCTTGCAGTCAGGCGGGGATCGAGATTGAAGACGCCGCTGATAACAGCAGCTTAGACAGAAGCCGGCTCGGGATATATATGGGCTCAGGAGAAGGCCCGATAGACCACGAAACATTCTTTTCAGCGATAGCAGGCTCTGCAAGCGAGAACGGCAGGGAAATAGACTGGCAGAAATGGACAAAAATCACCGATCAGATGATGCTCGCCCCGCGCGAGATTGAGCAGCAGCCTAACATACCCGCAGGGCATATATCCCTGATGACCAGAGCAAGAGGGCCTGTTCGAAGCTGCCTTACAGCCTGTGCGGCGAGCTCTCAGGCGATAGGCGAGGCCTCGCTTATGCTCAGAAGGGGCAGAGCTGATATAATGCTGGCTGGCGGGTCGCATTCAATGATTCATCCGCTCGGGGTAACCGGGTTCAACAAGCTCACCGCCCTTTCAGAGAGGAACGATGATATACATACCGCCTCTCGCCCCTTTACCAAAAACCGCGACGGGTTTATAATAGGCGAAGGTTCGGCAGTGCTCGTTTTGGAAACGCTCGAATCGGCAAAGGCACGCGGAGCCGAGATACTCGCAGAGATAGCGGGATACGGAAGCAGCTGCGATGCCTTCCGCGTTACAGATATGCACGAAGATGCAAGAGGAGGGTCTTCGGCAATCGAGCAGGCGTTGAAAGATGCCAACACCAGTAAAGAACAGATACAATACATCAATGCCCACGGCACCAGCACTGGTGAAAACGACCGCATCGAAACAAAGGCAATAAAGAACGTTTTTGGTGAGCTGGCGTACAAAATACCTGTAAGCAGCGTTAAGAGTATGCTCGGGCATTTGATCGGCTCAGCAGGAGCAGCAGAGCTGATAACTTGCGTTATGGCACTTAGAGACGGTATAATCCCGCAAACTGCCAACTACGGCGAGCCCGACCCTGAGCTTGATTTGGATTACGTTCCCAACAAGCCCAGAGAGAAGCAGCTCAAATGCGTCATGAGCGAATCCTTCGGGTTTGGGGGGCAGAATGATGTTCTGGTGCTCAAAAAATTTGAATAA
- a CDS encoding small basic protein, translating to MSVDRSLKVSNALNRHRNVLSRAERVERLIDEGRLEKGDFVTGLPKVSNRKVVAGKKKG from the coding sequence ATGTCAGTTGATCGTTCTTTAAAGGTGTCTAATGCTCTCAACAGACACAGAAATGTGCTTTCAAGGGCAGAAAGAGTTGAAAGGCTTATTGATGAGGGGCGTCTGGAAAAAGGCGACTTCGTTACAGGACTTCCTAAAGTTTCAAACAGAAAAGTTGTAGCCGGCAAGAAGAAAGGCTAG
- a CDS encoding beta-ketoacyl-[acyl-carrier-protein] synthase family protein, with protein MEQRIVLTGLGLIGPLGLSLEASWEKLIAGECGLSEIECFDAARMQCRIAGEAEQFKMRSYLPKYHRKAAKLMSRDIQLAVVAADDAFRTSGLGTKCIEAEPLIEPKRTAIGVGAGLINCDIPEIAASVAASLEDGEFDMQKWGREGMAELTPLWLLKYLPNMLACHIGIIHDIQGPGNNITTGECSGLQSVIETAETIESGFADYGIAGSGEASVHPITLMRAFKLGRLNTQDNDRPASAVRPLSEDACGTVLSEGAAMAVLETKAGADRRGAKAYAELAGFGESTSLSENYAALEQSGEGLAAAIKNAIEMAGIAPKDIDLIVPSAGGIKENDSAELNALRAVFEGSLADIPVCPWKKYFGLMGNAASGADLVLGAKAVSEGVVPGIGELAEQMPEGINAPADTQEKEIRYCVCCGFTPGGQTAAAVLKRSGE; from the coding sequence ATGGAACAAAGGATCGTTTTAACAGGGCTCGGGCTTATCGGGCCTCTGGGGCTGAGCCTCGAGGCGAGCTGGGAAAAGCTTATCGCAGGGGAATGCGGGCTCTCAGAGATTGAATGTTTTGATGCAGCCCGGATGCAGTGCCGGATAGCCGGCGAGGCGGAGCAGTTTAAGATGAGAAGCTACCTGCCCAAATACCACCGCAAGGCCGCAAAGCTTATGAGCAGGGATATCCAGCTTGCGGTTGTGGCGGCGGATGATGCCTTCCGCACGAGCGGGCTGGGCACCAAATGCATTGAAGCGGAGCCTTTAATAGAGCCCAAACGCACAGCAATCGGCGTTGGTGCGGGGCTTATAAACTGCGATATACCCGAGATAGCTGCCTCTGTGGCAGCGAGCCTTGAAGACGGGGAATTTGATATGCAGAAATGGGGCAGGGAAGGTATGGCAGAGCTCACGCCGCTCTGGCTGCTGAAATACCTGCCGAATATGCTTGCCTGCCATATTGGAATCATCCACGATATCCAAGGCCCGGGCAACAATATCACAACAGGCGAATGCTCAGGGCTTCAGTCTGTAATAGAGACAGCGGAAACGATTGAATCGGGCTTTGCAGATTACGGGATAGCCGGCAGCGGCGAGGCATCCGTGCACCCGATAACGCTGATGCGCGCTTTCAAGCTGGGCAGGCTGAATACGCAAGACAACGACCGCCCCGCCTCAGCGGTTCGCCCGCTGAGCGAAGACGCCTGCGGGACAGTGCTCTCGGAAGGGGCTGCAATGGCTGTGCTCGAAACGAAGGCAGGAGCAGACAGACGCGGGGCGAAAGCTTATGCAGAGCTTGCAGGCTTCGGCGAAAGCACGAGCCTCAGCGAGAATTACGCTGCGTTGGAACAAAGCGGAGAAGGCCTTGCAGCTGCAATCAAAAACGCTATTGAGATGGCCGGAATTGCACCAAAAGATATAGACCTTATAGTCCCCTCTGCGGGCGGGATTAAGGAAAACGACTCCGCCGAGCTGAATGCCCTTAGGGCAGTGTTTGAAGGCTCGCTTGCGGATATACCTGTTTGCCCGTGGAAGAAGTATTTCGGGCTGATGGGCAATGCGGCCTCCGGTGCGGATCTTGTGCTAGGGGCAAAGGCTGTGAGCGAGGGGGTTGTTCCGGGCATCGGTGAGCTTGCAGAGCAAATGCCCGAGGGAATCAATGCCCCGGCAGACACTCAGGAGAAAGAAATCCGCTATTGCGTTTGCTGCGGCTTCACCCCGGGCGGCCAGACTGCAGCAGCTGTTTTGAAAAGGAGCGGCGAATAA
- a CDS encoding nitroreductase family protein, protein MDLFEAFKKRHSYRGDFTDEKVSRYMLEKIVEAGILAPSGKNEQTTQFVVVDDEEKVKEIASISGGRKAFHTASAYIVCLIDREPEPILKDMNFQVEDCAAAVENMLLAVSSFGLATVWIDGWLRVEGRNEKVCEILGVPKNKIARVILPIGYPAKTPEGPEKLGINERASFNTYDLS, encoded by the coding sequence ATGGATCTTTTTGAAGCTTTCAAAAAAAGACACAGCTACAGAGGGGATTTCACCGACGAGAAGGTAAGCAGGTATATGCTGGAAAAGATTGTAGAGGCCGGCATACTAGCCCCTTCCGGTAAAAACGAACAGACTACGCAGTTTGTAGTTGTAGATGATGAAGAAAAGGTTAAAGAAATAGCCTCGATTTCCGGCGGGCGCAAGGCCTTTCATACAGCTTCCGCTTACATTGTGTGCCTGATAGACAGAGAGCCTGAGCCTATTCTCAAAGATATGAATTTTCAGGTGGAAGACTGTGCAGCAGCAGTGGAGAATATGCTTCTTGCGGTATCATCTTTCGGTCTTGCAACAGTATGGATCGACGGCTGGCTGAGAGTAGAGGGAAGGAATGAGAAGGTTTGCGAGATTCTGGGCGTTCCGAAGAACAAAATTGCAAGAGTGATCCTTCCTATAGGATACCCTGCAAAGACTCCCGAAGGCCCTGAAAAACTGGGGATAAACGAAAGAGCCTCATTTAATACTTATGATTTAAGCTGA
- a CDS encoding helix-turn-helix domain-containing protein — translation MIDYIKIDSDILNLSVGSAEKLVLAAGRLPKGCKLSNAQLAGICGVSLRTLIRIVMELKGMGLIRVYKSGNNRTIITADTCIAGDDRLAQRQNDTCQDGVKLCQNVTEGCQAVTGKCQTDTHNLKSKRNKKEKAAERTIEPSVGAHCSPPCKGKPAAGKDGAVLTGKARFQGSAGEAGGSSADKPERRGNMSEDSSKPSAGEGGDIGDFTMKEFRSYLSERLGGPGAKNYAGRAYQLRIAIFTAGSRANAEFLEWVRKRRSEAGEGGQ, via the coding sequence ATGATCGACTACATCAAAATCGATTCGGACATCCTGAATCTATCCGTTGGCAGTGCCGAGAAGCTCGTGCTCGCGGCGGGCAGGCTGCCCAAGGGCTGCAAGCTCTCCAACGCCCAGCTTGCTGGAATCTGCGGCGTATCGCTGAGAACTCTAATAAGAATCGTGATGGAGCTCAAGGGCATGGGATTGATCCGTGTTTACAAATCCGGCAACAACCGCACCATAATTACAGCAGATACCTGCATTGCGGGGGATGACAGGTTGGCACAACGACAAAATGACACGTGTCAGGATGGCGTTAAGTTGTGTCAGAATGTTACTGAGGGGTGCCAAGCTGTCACTGGAAAGTGTCAGACTGACACACATAATTTAAAAAGTAAAAGAAATAAAAAAGAAAAGGCGGCGGAGCGAACAATTGAGCCTTCTGTAGGGGCTCATTGTTCTCCGCCTTGTAAGGGAAAACCAGCAGCCGGTAAGGACGGGGCTGTTCTCACTGGGAAAGCCCGATTTCAAGGGTCTGCCGGTGAAGCGGGGGGCAGCTCTGCGGACAAACCCGAGCGACGAGGAAACATGTCAGAGGATTCGTCTAAGCCTTCTGCCGGTGAAGGCGGGGATATCGGGGATTTCACGATGAAGGAATTCCGCAGTTATCTCTCAGAGAGGCTCGGAGGCCCCGGGGCAAAGAACTACGCAGGCAGGGCATACCAGCTTCGGATAGCGATCTTCACTGCCGGCAGCAGGGCAAACGCCGAATTCCTTGAATGGGTGCGTAAAAGGCGGAGCGAAGCCGGCGAAGGCGGGCAGTAA
- a CDS encoding pyridoxal phosphate-dependent aminotransferase, protein MNNFLSQRSSLIDASGIRKVFDLAAKLENPINFSIGLPDFDVPQPIKKAAADAIDQGKNRYSLTAGIPELREKISTEVCSKYGWDKADTLVASGVSGALLLTFLATIDPGDEVIVPDPYFVIYKHIINVLGGSCIYLDTYPDFQIDPEKLEEKITDRTKIIILNSPSNPTGAVYSEECVKAVSEIANRRDILIMSDEIYDKFSYSGRCPSAADYSENTILMNGFSKSYAMTGWRMAYVSVQDKLKGLLNEMTKFQQYTFVCAPTPFQYAALEAMDFEISDKVASYARKRDMLYEGLKGKFEIAKPEGAFYMFPKAPGMSGSEFVEKAIENNVLIIPGSVFSEKDTHFRISYATSDEKIKQGIDILNSIV, encoded by the coding sequence ATGAATAATTTTTTATCACAGCGCAGCAGTCTGATAGATGCCAGCGGGATACGCAAAGTTTTCGACCTCGCTGCCAAACTGGAAAACCCTATAAACTTCTCTATAGGCCTGCCCGATTTCGATGTGCCCCAGCCGATTAAAAAGGCCGCTGCAGACGCAATCGATCAGGGCAAGAACAGATATTCGCTTACAGCAGGCATACCTGAACTTCGCGAAAAGATCAGCACAGAGGTTTGCAGTAAGTACGGCTGGGATAAGGCGGACACGCTCGTTGCAAGCGGAGTAAGCGGGGCTCTTCTGCTCACCTTCCTCGCCACTATAGACCCGGGCGATGAGGTTATAGTGCCTGACCCGTATTTCGTTATCTACAAGCATATTATAAACGTTCTGGGCGGGAGCTGCATTTACCTCGACACCTACCCTGATTTTCAGATAGACCCCGAAAAGCTTGAAGAAAAAATCACCGACCGCACGAAAATAATCATCCTCAATTCGCCCTCCAACCCAACAGGAGCAGTTTACAGCGAGGAATGCGTTAAGGCGGTCTCTGAAATCGCAAACCGCAGAGACATCCTGATTATGAGCGATGAGATATACGATAAGTTCTCATATTCAGGCCGCTGCCCAAGCGCAGCAGACTACTCGGAAAATACAATCCTTATGAACGGATTCAGCAAGAGCTACGCAATGACAGGCTGGCGAATGGCTTATGTATCGGTGCAGGATAAGCTAAAAGGTCTGCTCAATGAGATGACCAAGTTCCAGCAGTACACATTTGTATGCGCTCCAACCCCGTTCCAGTATGCAGCTCTCGAGGCTATGGACTTCGAAATAAGCGACAAGGTGGCCTCGTATGCCCGCAAGAGAGATATGCTCTATGAAGGACTGAAGGGGAAATTCGAGATTGCAAAACCTGAAGGGGCATTCTATATGTTCCCGAAGGCTCCCGGAATGAGCGGAAGCGAATTCGTGGAAAAGGCTATTGAGAATAATGTGCTGATTATCCCGGGCAGCGTTTTCAGCGAAAAAGACACCCATTTCAGAATAAGCTATGCCACCTCAGACGAGAAGATTAAGCAGGGCATAGATATACTGAACTCTATTGTGTAA